One segment of Pyricularia oryzae 70-15 chromosome 3, whole genome shotgun sequence DNA contains the following:
- a CDS encoding ABC transporter CDR4 produces MHGPVVVQTPQGARARHERASLETGEESDKTVYEGNPEEQVQDLALRITREASAAEYPSLFDLPPGSDLDPKSQNFNAERWTRAFYQTSVEALDGTEPNTAGLSFQNLNVHGHSALSNYQTTIGNSFHAGMDLVAGLVGRKQAQRVDVLRDLEGVMLSGEMLCVLGPPGSGCSTFLKTLACETYGFTVDKESRLNYQGLAAKDIQTRYQGEAIYVSEVDHHFPRLTAGETLYFAARARCPRKLKSRKHEYAEQIRDVVMAMLGISHTKNTRVGNDFIRGVSGGERKRVSIAEAVLSYSPWQFWDNSTRGLDSANAVEFCRTLRTQAKVFGNTACVAIYQAPQEAYDLFDKVILLYEGRQIFFGKTAEAKAYFEGLGFLCPEQQTTPDFLTSMTSASERTIRPGWQGKPPPRSPDEFAKAWKESSHRQRLCMDIASFQEEFPLGGAVSEKFEVARAGQKSTFQRPGSPYTLSIGGQLALNLWRAWRLLLSDPGMTITMLVTNFFESIIISSIFYNLSPGSSSMDKRNLLIFFAIAMNALGSLLEVLTLYEKRKIVEKHRRYALYHPSVEAVSSMIMDLPYKFVNSILVNVTLYFMTNLRREPGPFFVFFLFTTLAIIVMSSMFRLLASVTKTLSQALAPSAIILLAVLVYSGFTVPQNYLHDWIGWLRWINPIFYIQESLSLNEFVGRHFPCDGFIPNGPTYDDQGSLSTSRVCSVKGAAPGESFIEGAEHLRVVYGFIDGHLWRNLGIVLGLTLFYTICHLLATELIMSEQSKGEILIFPRNTLKKMKGARPAADEETTHEAPVSHVINGESPRREKVGGIAKQQSTFHWKNICYELNIKGERRTILDHVDGWVKPGTLTALMGVSGAGKTTLLDALACRITMGVVTGDAFVDGKPRTADFQRKTGYATQQDLHLGTATVREALEFSALLRQPDKYSKQEKLDYVNEVIELVDLQDCANAVIGVLGEGLNVEQRKRLTIGIELAARPELLLFLDEPTSGLDSQTSWAICNLMEKLTNNGQAILCTIHQPSASLFQRFDRLLLLARGGRTVYFGEVGRNSATLIDYLQRNGAPPFKDGLNPAEYMLDVIGATARSRSKDVDWPTIWRNSPEYQEVQAELARGIGASVVGTDQERAAVEKTPEFAAGLSTQFFLVTKRVLQQYWRTPEYIMSKTVMTAGCALFIGLAQVNAEMTERGLYNQMLFVYFLLVIFGQIIEQTTPMFMTQRTLYEARERHAKTYSWVAFLCGTMTAEIMWNSLMAVFSFLLFYFPLGLYRNAEHTGAVHSRGIAMFLNIWAFFVFSTTFGFLISAGIDTAEVSGGIVNLFFIMMFAFAGVLAGPDELPRFWIFMYRVNPFTYIVEALVATSLADAPVSCIDSELLTFEAPSGQSCDAYLGPYMRQNGGYLAGESSGSCSYCPTVQSNSFLTAHGLYFDNRWRDFGLVWAYCLFNILGAIGMYWLLRVPKGKKVRA; encoded by the exons ATGCATGGGCCTGTGGTCGTCCAAACACCCCAAGGCGCCCGCGCCAGACACGAAAGGGCCTCTCTGGAGACGGGCGAAGAATCGGACAAGACAGTATACGAGGGAAACCCCGAGGAACAGGTTCAGGATCTTGCCCTTCGAATCACCAGGGAAGCGAGCGCCGCAGAATACCCTTCCCTGTTCGACCTCCCCCCTGGCAGCGACCTCGACCCGAAAAGCCAAAACTTCAACGCGGAACGATGGACGAGAGCCTTCTATCAGACGAGCGTCGAGGCCCTTGACGGTACCGAACCAAACACGGCCGGGCTGTCCTTTCAGAATCTCAATGTGCACGGCCACTCGGCTCTCTCCAACTACCAGACCACAATCGGCAACTCTTTCCACGCCGGCATGGACCTGGTGGCTGGCCTCGTGGGCAGAAAGCAGGCACAGCGCGTCGACGTCCTGCGCGATCTCGAAGGAGTCATGCTCAGCGGCGAAATGCTCTGCGTCCTGGGCCCACCAGGTTCCGGCTGCTCTACATTCCTCAAGACGCTCGCATGCGAGACGTACGGATTCACAGTGGACAAGGAATCGCGTCTAAACTACCAGGGCCTCGCCGCCAAGGACATCCAGACGAGATACCAGGGCGAAGCCATCTACGTCTCGGAAGTCGACCACCACTTCCCACGCCTGACCGCCGGCGAGACGCTGTACTTTGCAGCGAGGGCGCGCTGCCCCCGGAAGCTCAAGAGCCGCAAGCACGAGTACGCCGAGCAGATTCGCGACGTCGTCATGGCGATGCTGGGCATCTCGCACACCAAGAACACCCGGGTCGGCAACGACTTCATCCGCGGCGTGAGCGGCGGAGAGCGCAAGCGGGTCAGCATCGCCGAGGCGGTGCTCAGCTACTCGCCCTGGCAGTTTTGGGACAACAGCACGCGCGGCCTGGATTCTGCCAACGCCGTCGAGTTCTGCCGGACCCTGCGCACCCAGGCAAAGGTCTTTGGGAATACTGCTTGCGTCGCGATTTATCAGGCCCCGCAGGAAGCTTATGAT CTGTTTGACAAGGTTATTCTACTCTACGAGGGCCGTCAGATATTCTTTGGCAAAACAGCAGAAGCAAAGGCCTACTTTGAAGGCTTGGGATTCCTGTGTCCCGAGCAGCAGACCACGCCTGATTTCCTGACCTCCATGACCAGCGCCTCCGAGAGGACCATACGCCCCGGCTGGCAAGGGAAACCCCCTCCTCGGAGCCCTGACGAGTTTGCAAAAGCCTGGAAGGAGAGTTCCCACCGACAGAGGCTGTGCATGGACATTGCTAGCTTCCAGGAAGAGTTTCCTCTTGGCGGTGCCGTGTCCGAGAAGTTCGAGGTCGCACGCGCGGGTCAGAAATCGACTTTCCAAAGGCCGGGCTCTCCATACACGCTGTCAATCGGAGGCCAGCTGGCTTTGAACCTCTGGAGGGCCTGGAGGCTGCTGCTCAGCGACCCGGGGATGACCATCACCATGTTGGTGACAAACTTTTTCGAGTCCATCATCATCTCGAGCATTTTTTACAACTTATCCCCGGGCTCGTCGAGCATGGACAAGCGCAACCTGCTCATCTTTTTCGCCATCGCCATGAACGCTCTGGGAAGCCTGCTCGAAGTCCTCACCTTGTACGAGAAGCGCAAGATTGTCGAAAAACACCGCCGGTACGCTCTGTACCACCCCAGCGTCGAAGCCGTGTCCTCCATGATCATGGACCTGCCCTACAAGTTTGTCAATTCCATCTTGGTCAACGTCACCCTTTATTTCATGACCAACCTCCGCCGGGAACCGGGTCCcttttttgtcttctttttgtttaccACCCTGGCCATCATTGTTATGTCTTCAATGTTTCGACTCCTTGCCTCCGTTACCAAGACCTTGTCGCAGGCTTTGGCACCGTCTGCGATCATACTGCTAGCGGTCTTGGTATACAGCGGCTTTACTGTTCCCCAAAACTATCTCCACGACTGGATCGGCTGGCTCCGCTGGATAAACCCAATCTTCTACATCCAAGAAAGCCTCTCCCTGAACGAGTTTGTCGGCCGGCACTTCCCCTGCGACGGGTTCATACCCAATGGCCCCACATATGACGACCAAGGGTCCCTTTCCACCAGCAGGGTCTGCAGCGTCAAGGGAGCCGCGCCTGGGGAATCCTTTATCGAGGGGGCCGAACACCTGCGTGTCGTTTATGGGTTCATCGACGGCCATTTGTGGCGCAACCTGGGCATTGTTCTGGGCCTCACCCTGTTTTACACGATTTGTCACCTCTTGGCCACCGAGTTGATCATGTCTGAGCAGTCCAAGGGAGAGATACTCATCTTTCCGCGAAACACTTTGAAGAAGATGAAGGGCGCCAGGCCAGCCGCCGATGAGGAAACCACGCACGAGGCCCCGGTATCGCACGTCATCAATGGTGAATCCCCTCGGAGAGAAAAGGTCGGCGGTATCGCCAAGCAGCAGTCGACCTTTCACTGGAAAAACATCTGCTATGAGCTCAACATCAAAGGCGAAAGACGAACGATCCTCGACCATGTCGACGGATGGGTAAAGCCCGGGACACTGACGGCACTTATG GGTGTTTCCGGGGCTGGCAAAACCACCTTGTTGGATGCTTTGGCCTGCCGCATCACCATGGGAGTGGTAACCGGTGATGCCTTTGTGGACGGCAAGCCTCGCACTGCCGATTTCCAAAGGAAAACTGGATATGCCACGCAGCAGGACTTGCACTTGGGCACGGCCACAGTCCGCGAAGCTCTCGAGTTCAGCGCCCTGCTGCGGCAACCAGACAAGTATTCCAAGCAGGAGAAGCTCGATTACGTCAACGAGGTTATCGAGCTCGTGGATCTTCAGGACTGCGCCAATGCGGTGATTGGAGTATTGGGCGAGGGCCTCAATGTGGAACAGCGGAAACGTCTAACTATAGGAATCGAACTGGCGGCACGCCCGGAAttgcttttgtttcttgatgAACCAACGTCCGGGCTTGACAGCCAGACCTCCTGGGCAATCTGCAACCTTATGGAGAAGCTCACCAACAACGGCCAAGCCATCCTGTGCACAATCCATCAGCCTTCAGCATCTCTGTTTCAGCGTTTCGACCGTCTTTTACTGCTGGCAAGGGGTGGCCGCACTGTTTACTTTGGCGAAGTGGGTCGCAACTCGGCCACTCTGATCGATTACCTCCAGCGCAACGGAGCGCCTCCGTTCAAGGACGGCCTCAACCCCGCGGAATACATGCTCGACGTCATTGGGGCGACGGCCAGGTCTAGATCCAAGGACGTAGACTGGCCCACCATCTGGAGAAACAGCCCCGAGTACCAAGAGGTCCAAGCAGAGCTCGCGCGCGGCATCGGGGCGTCGGTGGTAGGGACTGATCAGGAAAGAGCCGCCGTCGAGAAAACGCCCGAATTCGCCGCAGGTTTGAGCACTCAGTTCTTCCTCGTAACCAAGCGTGTCTTGCAGCAATACTGGAGAACGCCGGAATACATCATGTCCAAGACGGTAATGACGGCCGGATGC GCTCTGTTTATTGGCTTGGCACAGGTAAACGCCGAGATGACAGAGCGTGGCCTGTACAACCAGATGCTCTTTGTCTACTTTCTCCTTGTCATCTTTGGTCAAATCATCGAGCAGACCACGCCCATGTTCATGACCCAGCGGACCCTATATGAAGCTCGAGAGAGACACGCAAAGACGTACTCGTGGGTCGCTTTCCTCTGCGGCACGATGACGGCCGAGATCATGTGGAACTCG CTCATGgccgtcttttcttttcttctcttctacTTCCCGCTGGGTCTCTACCGCAACGCAGAACATACCGGCGCGGTTCACTCACGCGGCATCGCCATGTTCCTCAACATTTGGGCCTTCTTTGTCTTCTCCACCACGTTTGGGTTCCTGATCAGTGCTGGCATCGACACGGCAGAGGTGTCGGGCGGGATCGtgaacctcttcttcatcatgaTGTTCGCCTTTGCTGG CGTCCTCGCCGGGCCCGACGAGCTACCCCGCTTCTGGATCTTCATGTACCGCGTGAACCCATTCACCTACATCGTCGAGGCCCTCGTCGCGACCTCCCTGGCCGACGCGCCGGTCTCGTGCATCGACAGCGAGCTGCTGACGTTTGAGGCGCCCTCCGGACAGTCCTGCGACGCGTACCTGGGCCCCTACATGCGGCAGAACGGCGGATACCTGGCCGGCGAGAGCAGCGGCAGCTGCAGCTACTGCCCCACGGTCCAATCCAACTCGTTCCTGACCGCCCACGGCCTCTACTTTGACAACCGGTGGAGGGACTTTGGCCTGGTCTGGGCGTACTGCCTGTTCAACATCCTCGGGGCCATCGGCATGTACTGGCTGCTGCGTGTGCCCAAGGGCAAAAAGGTTAGGGCATGA